The segment GCCCCATAACAAAAATTCAATTGCATGGTACCCAGATGCTACGTTCGCTTCCGAACCACCAACTTCGTTGAGGCTAGCGATAAGCTCAGGTGTAATGGTAGATGCATCAATTATCGTTGCACCGATCGTGATCGCTTTATTACCGATAATGTTTGCACTTGCACCTTCATTACCAAGTTCATATTGATAATCTGTCGCAACGTAATCGATCAGACCTTCATCCAAAGGCCAAGCGTTTAGCTGTCCTTCCCAATCATCAACGACGGCGTTACCAAAACGGAAAACTTCAGACTGTTGGTACGGTACGCGCGCTGCTAACCAAGCTTTTTTAACATCTTGCAGTTTTGCTTCTGACGGTGCAGACAGAAAAGCATCCACTGATTTCTCAAGATCTTTAGCTGTTGTCAATGAATCAGCGAATACTGCGTGCGCAATATCGGCATAATTTTCAACAACTTGTTGCTGAGTAACTGCTGCCATACTTGCAGCACTTGCTAAAGCTAAAGAAGCGGCGATAGATTGGACTAAAAACGATTTCACTTTCATTGAAGCATCCTTGTTGAGCAACTTTATATTGTTAGTGCTAATTATTCTCATTTGCACTACTAGTTACGCATCATACAAATTTACAATTTATTTGCAAGCTGTAACAAAAAAAACCTCACCGAAGTGAGGTTTTTTTATGCAAAAGTGATGAGCTATTAAAGTTTTAAGTCGTGCTTTCCGTGTGAGACTTTTGCTTTTAAATAGTTTTCATTGCCTGACTTAATATGAGCTGCTGTATTTACAACTTCAACGATTTCTATGCCATGCTGTTTTAGTTCGTTGACTTTCTTAGGGTTATTAGTCACCAATCGAATCTTATTTATACCCAAAGCTTTCAACATTTGCGCAGCTTCAGTGAAATCACGGAGATCGTCGCCGAAGCCCAAATGATTGTTGGCTTCGTAGGTATTCATCCCTTGGCTTTGTAAACGGTAAGCATCGATTTTGTTATAAAGCCCAATACCCCGCCCCTCTTGACGTAAATAGAGAATAATTCCGCCAAACTCACCCATTTTCTCTATGGTTTCTTCCAACTGCTCACCACAATCGCAACGCGACGAATGGAAAACATCACCAGTTAAACACTCAGAGTGCATGCGAACTAATGGTATCTCTTGAGACTTATCAACGGATTTGAAGATAACAGCAACGTGCTCTTTGTCTGTTTCTAAACCTTTAAAAGAGAGGATTTCAGCATCAATGCTGCTTTTAGCGCCGACCTTAAAGTCAACTCTGGCTCTTACTTCCGCCATATCTGTACTCACTTTACTCAAACATTACTTATGCACAGTCGTTAATAATTTATCTTCTTCTCATACTTAGCGAAGCTAATGCTCTGCCACATTGAGAGTCCATGCATTCGAATCAGTTAATCTTGCCATAACTATGGGGATTGGCCCGCAAGTTTTCAATGAAAAGATCATAATCTGTTTACCAACTTAAGTAACTTATAGAAACGCGCTCTGTAAGATTCATCAAGCTTTGTTGTTATAATATAACAATTTCGAAAAACGGCAATAAAAAACCCAGCTGTAATAAGCTGGGTAACAAGTACTAGATTGACTTAGCTTTTCTGAGTTTTCTTCCACATAGTGAAATCAATCCAGATCTGTTCTAGTTCTTTCAATTCTTCTGCAGTTAATAACGATAACGTTGATTTAGACGGAGTCGAAGAATATGGCTGCAGAGAACTAATTTGTTCATGAAAAGCTTCTTTCAATTTATAAATCATCAGTTGGTCCACTGCCTTAATCCATTAATAAGCATTAATTCTCAAAAATAATACCATTTAAAATTCAATTTTGTGACAAAAAACATATTAATGGAACTACCATCACACTTTACATTTGATTTTTTATAGGTGCTAATTTTGATCCAAAATATTCAGTTAGATCAATTACCTTAGTATTTTGATCACCTAGATTACCTTGCAAAAATTTACGCTTTATTCATATTCACTTCACTCTAACGCCACTTCATATAAACCACTCTCTACTTTTCATACATTAATAAATACTAATATTCCATTTATTAATGATTTGATATTACATAGAGTTTCAAATATACGCAAATATCGCTTTCTAAAGTGGTATCGCTGTTTTTTAGATGAAAAAAAACCGAGTATTTAATACTCGGCTTTTTATATAGTGAAGATTATTTATTCTGAATCGGATTCGCTATCAGTTTCAGAATCATCACTCTCAATTTCAACGCTATCCGCTGACTCTACTGACGAATCTAAAACTTCATCACCCTCTTCCCCTTCAGGAAGTTCAGTTTCTTCAATTTCTTCAATTCGTTGTAGTCCAACAACTTTCTCATCTTCCGCTGTACGGATAAGTGTTACACCTTGAGTGTTACGGCCAACTTGGCTCACTTCACCAACACGAGTACGTACAAGCGTACCTGCGTTAGTAATCATCATGAACTCGTCGCCTTCTTCCACTTGAACCGCACCGATAACGAGACCGTTACGCTCTGAGACTTTGATCGACACAACACCTTGTGTTGCACGGCTCTTCGCTGGGTATTCACTTAGAACAGTACGCTTACCATAACCATTTTCTGTTACTGTCAGTATGTTACCGTCAGTCTTAGGAACGATTAGAGAAACGATTTGATCCTCGCCGTTCAGCTTCATACCACGAACACCAGCAGCAGTACGTCCCATCGCACGAACTTGTTGTTCGTTGAAGCGGACAACTTTACCTGATTGCGAGAACAACATGATGTCGTTGTTGCCGTCTGTAATATCAACGCCGATTAGAGAGTCTTCATCACGTAGGTTAAGAGCAATCAGACCATTTGCGCGCACGTTGGCGAACTGATCCAAAGATGTCTTCTTAACAGTGCCGTCACCGGTTGCCATAAAGATAAATTTATCTTCACTGAACTCAGTTACAGGCAGAATCGCTGTGATACGTTCATTTTCTTCTAGCGGTAGTAAGTTAACAATTGGCTTACCACGAGCAGTACGGCTCGCTAATGGCAATTGATACGTCTTCAGACGGTATGTCTTACCACGCGTAGAGAAACATAGAATGTTGTCATGAGTGTTCGCAACGAGTAGACGTTCGATATAATCTTCGTCTTTCATGCGTGTTGCACTCTTACCACGACCACCACGACGTTGAGATTCATAGTCGCTTAGAAGCTGATACTTCACATAGCCTTCGTGAGATAGAGTCACAACAACATCTTCACGAGCAATCAGCTCTTCCATATCAATGTCATGGCTTGCAGCTGTGATTTCTGTACGACGTGCGTCACCAAAAGCATCACGAACCGTTTCTAGCTCTTCACGGATAACTTCCATCAAGCGCTCAGTGCTGCCAAGAATATGCAGTAGCTCTGCAATTTCTTCTAGAAGCTGTTTGTATTCATCAAGAATCTTCTCGTGTTCTAGACCCGTTAAACGGTGTAAACGAAGTTCTAGAATCGCCTGAGCTTGTTGCTCAGTTAAGAAATATTGACCATCACGAATACCGTATTGAGCTTCAAGCCACTCTGGACGAGCCGCATCTGTACCAGCACGCTCAAGCATTGCCGCTACATTGCCTAGATCCCAGCCTCGTGAAATCAAACCAACTTTAGCTTCTGCTGGTGTTGGAGCCTTACGGATCAACTCGATGATTGCATCGATATTTGCCAGTGCTAGTGCCAAACCTTCGAGGATATGAGCACGCTCACGAGCTTTACGTAATTCAAAAATAGTACGACGAGTCACCACTTCACGGCGGTGGTCTACGAAACACTTAATCATTTCTTTCAGGTTAAACAGTTTTGGTTGGCCATGTTCAAGGGCAACCATGTTAATCCCGAAAGTGGTTTGAAGTTGAGTGTTTGCATATAGGTTGTTCAGAACAACCTCACCAACTGCATCACGTCTACATTCAATAACAATACGCATACCATCTTTATCAGATTCGTCACGTAGTGCGCTGATGCCTTCAACTTTTTTATCTTTTACTAGTTCCGCAATTTTCTCAATCAAGCGAGCTTTGTTCACTTGATACGGAATTTCAGAAACGATGATGGTTTCTTTGCCACTCTTATCTGCTTCAATATCAGCTTTAGAGCGCATGTAAACTTTACCGCGACCAGTCTTATAGGCATCAATGATACCTTTACGACCACTAATCAATGCTGCGGTTGGGAAATCTGGTCCTGGGATGTAATCCATCAACTCATCAATAGTGATGTCTTCATTGTCGATGAATGCCAAACATCCATTCACAACTTCAGTTAAGTTGTGTGGCGGAATATTGGTCGCCATACCTACTGCAATACCTGACGAACCGTTCACAAGCAGGTTAGGAACTTTCG is part of the Vibrio diazotrophicus genome and harbors:
- a CDS encoding GTP cyclohydrolase II, encoding MAEVRARVDFKVGAKSSIDAEILSFKGLETDKEHVAVIFKSVDKSQEIPLVRMHSECLTGDVFHSSRCDCGEQLEETIEKMGEFGGIILYLRQEGRGIGLYNKIDAYRLQSQGMNTYEANNHLGFGDDLRDFTEAAQMLKALGINKIRLVTNNPKKVNELKQHGIEIVEVVNTAAHIKSGNENYLKAKVSHGKHDLKL
- the gyrA gene encoding DNA topoisomerase (ATP-hydrolyzing) subunit A; translation: MSDLAKEITPVNIEDELRGSYLDYAMSVIVGRALPDVRDGLKPVHRRVLFAMNVLGNDWNKPYKKSARVVGDVIGKYHPHGDSAVYDTIVRMAQPFSLRYMLADGQGNFGSIDGDSAAAMRYTEVRMAKIAHELLADLDKETVDYVDNYDGTEQIPAVLPTKVPNLLVNGSSGIAVGMATNIPPHNLTEVVNGCLAFIDNEDITIDELMDYIPGPDFPTAALISGRKGIIDAYKTGRGKVYMRSKADIEADKSGKETIIVSEIPYQVNKARLIEKIAELVKDKKVEGISALRDESDKDGMRIVIECRRDAVGEVVLNNLYANTQLQTTFGINMVALEHGQPKLFNLKEMIKCFVDHRREVVTRRTIFELRKARERAHILEGLALALANIDAIIELIRKAPTPAEAKVGLISRGWDLGNVAAMLERAGTDAARPEWLEAQYGIRDGQYFLTEQQAQAILELRLHRLTGLEHEKILDEYKQLLEEIAELLHILGSTERLMEVIREELETVRDAFGDARRTEITAASHDIDMEELIAREDVVVTLSHEGYVKYQLLSDYESQRRGGRGKSATRMKDEDYIERLLVANTHDNILCFSTRGKTYRLKTYQLPLASRTARGKPIVNLLPLEENERITAILPVTEFSEDKFIFMATGDGTVKKTSLDQFANVRANGLIALNLRDEDSLIGVDITDGNNDIMLFSQSGKVVRFNEQQVRAMGRTAAGVRGMKLNGEDQIVSLIVPKTDGNILTVTENGYGKRTVLSEYPAKSRATQGVVSIKVSERNGLVIGAVQVEEGDEFMMITNAGTLVRTRVGEVSQVGRNTQGVTLIRTAEDEKVVGLQRIEEIEETELPEGEEGDEVLDSSVESADSVEIESDDSETDSESDSE